The sequence CAGAACCTGCCTGGGGCCTGAGTGACAGGGATGGGGAGCTTTAGGCggcgggggcagggaggcagtGTGTGCGGAAGGGGAGGACCCGGCCCAGCGCGCTAGAGAACTGGGGGGAGGAGGCCTCAGCCTGTCCCCAAACATGCGCGGACACCCCAGCCGCGTGCTTTCTGGCCTTTATTGGGGCGATGGGGGGGTCCGAATAAATACCGGCCGGGGCGCCACTCGGGGCTCGGCGCGGGGTCACCGGCAGCCACACTCGGTGGCCACCATGTTGGGCACGTGGTGCGCGCTGATGCGCTCCTCCGACAGGCTGATGAGGAGCTTGCCGGCGTAGGCGGTGGGCACGCAGCAGGGCGGGCGCGCCAGGGCGGCGCCGCGGGCCTGCATCTTCAGCAGGAGCACCACGTGGTTGCCGTACCGCGGGTTGCGGTCCGACTGCGGCCAGCCGCACGCGCCCTGGCAGTTGTTGGCCTGGTACGTCTCGGGGATGAGCACCGAGCGCTCGGCGCGGAGGTCCACGCTCAGCTCGCGCAGCGCGCACGGCCCGTCTGCGGCCACGGCCCCGGCGCTGCGCTGCGCCCGCGCCGACCCGCTCCGCTCCCGCCCGCGCCACTCGGCGCGCAGGCCCTGCAGCGCCTTCAGGAGCAGCAGCGCGCGCAGCGAGCCGCCGGGGCCGCCCGGGTCCCCCGGGCACAGCGCCAGCAGGCGCGCCAGCagcggggcggcggcgggcggcagCCCCGGGAGGCCGCGCAGTTCGGCGGCCGCTGCCTGAAGCTCGGAGGCCACGCGGCGCCCGAGGCCCGCGGCCCACAGCGCGGACGCGGGCCCCTGCCGCGGCGCGGGGACCCCGACGGCGGCGGCCGtgggcggcagcagcagcagcagcggctccTCGCCGTCGAGCAGGCGCTGCAGCGCCGTGGGGTCCGACAGGTTGACCTGGCCCTGTGGGAAGCCGGCCAACGCGCCCGGGTCCAGGGCCAGACGCGGCGGCGAGGCGCGGGCCGGGGGTCCCCTCAGCGCGCGCACCAGGCGCGTGAGCGTCTCCAGGAAGGGGTCGGTGCTGGGCGGCGCCTCCTCGGGCTCCGGGGACGGCCTGGacggcagggtggggggggctcgtGAGCGTGCGAGGCTGCGCCGCCCCCACTGCCCGAACCCCCAGGCCCGAGCCTTGGCGCACCTGGGCTGCGGGAAAGGCACCGAGTCCAGCCGGCCGTGCGCGGGCACGGGCGCGCGCCCccgcggcggcagcagcagcagcagggcggGGGTCATCCGCGTGAAGCAGCGCGGGTCAGCGCCGAACAGCAGCGCCTGCAGCTGCGTGGTGCTCAGGGCCGCACCTGCAGGGGAGGCGCGTGCGCGGCGCTGATTCCGCGGTCGAGGGCAGCCGCCCCGTCCGGGTCCCTGGCCCCATGTGGGCGAGGCCTACCATTCCCGCTGCGCTGCAGGGTCAGGGCAAGCCCAGGGCCGCGCCAGGCCCGCTCCGGGTGGTCCACGACTAACACCAGGTAGCTGGAGTCAGGGGCCGGGCAGAGGTTCTGCGGAAATGGGGGCTCAGCCAGGCACTGGGGGCGCGAGATGTCAGCCCTGCTCTGCCTGTGGCCCGTATCGTCCCTTCAAGATTCCAACCCGGATACCTGCAGCCTTTCTGTGAAACCCAGCTGAAAGAAACCCGTACCCCCCTCCCTTGCCCTAAGGAAGGGCTCCTGGTGGCCCAAGGAGCCCCATTTAGCTCCCTGGTACCTGGGCGCCGGGCAGCCCAGCCCCGGTGACAGTGACCTCCGGGCCAGGCCCTGGGTACAACACCAGCAGCGCCAGCTCCGCAGGGCTGGCTCCCCTGGGCGGAGGCTCCTGGAACCTCAGCGAGGGTCTCGGCTCCCACGTCACTGCGGGCAGGACAATAAGGAAGGCGGACGCCTGAGCCACAGCAGCCCTggcgcctcccccccccaccccgcgcctGTCCCAGTCTTGCAGGAGGGAGAGCCCCCACCCCGACCGGAGCCTGCGTGAAACCTAGCGGAAGGCGCTTGACGCCCCTGGACAGCAGgtatagggcttccctgggacACGGGTGGCCTGGGAGGAATGATGGACACGGTGGTGGGGCTGAGCCCTTGGTACCTCTCCGTCTGGGGATGTCCTGGGGGGAAGCCCTTCTCTGCAGTGCGTCTCTCTGAGGCCAGTAGCCCCTGGGGACAGCCCCCTGCCctgcagcctggggtggggggaggggccctcATCTGCGGGAGCTTCAGGCGGGCTGCTCCCACCCGCTGTGGCTCCCCCGTGGGTGCAGAGGGGACCCTACCCAGGCACTGCAGGAGGGCGGAGCTGGGCGCGACGGGACTTCCGGCCCCAGACAGGGCAGAGGTAAGGCACCCACCTCTCTGGCCATCAGCCTCCgtttcctggggaggcagggaggggtctGGGCTGGGGGCTCTGGCAGAACTCGGTGTTGGGAGAAAGGCAGCTGTCTCCCGTCCTGTGACACTAAAGCTGCGTCTCCTGCCCAGGTCCCTGCCATGGGCCCCACGTACCTTCCTCCAGGTGCAGGACCACCAGCTGCCGCCCCACAGGCTCCCCCAGCCATGCTTGCAGCTGCCgcaggtggggcagggagggctgctGGTCGCTGGGGGGGCAGACCGCGAAGGTGGTCAGGTCCCTGGGGCCCCAGTGGGCGCGCCGCACGGCCTCAAGGAAGGCCTGCTCGTAGCCGCTCAGGGACCCCACCACCTGCAGGGGGGCACTGCTCCTGCCACCACCCCCATCCAGGGTCACCAGGCACAGGGGGTCCTGAGGACTGCCCGGTGGCCAGATGCCGGGGGGTGGCCAGTCCCAGTCTTGGTGGAAGATGAGCCCTCCGCTGTCTACAGCTGGCTCCCCGCGCAGGGCCGGGGTGCTGGCGACCTCCTCCCTGAgggtcccagcccccagcagagcCCCCGTTGCCCACAGCATCAGGGCCAGAGAGAGAGGTGGCCCCTGCATCGTGGGAGCTTGGAGGGGCCCGGCTCTCCCGGCTTATATGGGAGAGCAGGGATGTTTGTGCCGAAGGGCAGCCCCTATCTCCTCCCGGGATGTGACCTTGGAGGCCAGTGCCCGCCGCGCACCCGGGCCGGCCAGCGGCCTTCTCAAAGCCCCTTCTGTTCCAACCTGGCTGCCTATCTCCCGCGACACAAAGTGCGGCCTGTGACCCACTTGTCAGACTGTCCTTGACGACTCTTCCCCTTCGGAGTGAGGCTGGCAGCAGGAATGTGAGCAAGGCGTGCGGGGCCCAagggtgtgggaggagggaggagggaggagggaggagggcagggcccccccaccccgagaaTTTGGGGACCAGTCCTGAGGGGGACAATGTGTCTCAGCGTTCAGACCATCGGGTAGGTGGGCCTGGCTGCATCCCTGCAGTGctcactccccacctcccacacctCTGGGGCCCACAGAGACCTGCTGCTCAGCCTGGAGACCCCCAAGGAAAGCAGGCAGCCTTTGCTCTGCTCTCCTCCCAGAGGGCGATCTTAGATGTGCCACGGGCCGGCAGGCTCTGTCCTCACCCAGTAGCCTCCAGGGCACAGTGCCACCAGGGGCCACTCCCTCGGGTCCTGGTGGAGCCCCACCCCGAGCCACCCTCGAAGGTGGTGGTGGGCGGCCGCGCGTGTTCACCCACACCCACCCGCTGGCCGACGCAGCAGTCCACGCCATGCTTGGCAGAGACGCTTTAATGGGCTCTGGGGACGGACACGGCCCAGCCCTGTACAAAAAACTCAACTTCACGCTGGGAGGGAACTGGGAAAACAAAGCCAAGCTTGCTGGGACAGGGGTGGCGTTTcagttggtggggggagggggaggaatgcCCCCGGGGCCCTCGGAGGGCAGTGGGGGCCGCAGCATCGGGGGCATGGGAGTCGGGGGGTGCACCCCGGGGTTTGAGGGGTGGAccccagggggctgggggtggaccCCAGGAGCTGGAGGATGGACCCCAGGAGCTGATGGATGCACtccaggaggtggggggtggaccccaggaggctgggggtggatcCCGGGAGCTGGTGGGTGCACCCCGGGAGCTGGTGGGTGCACCCCTGGGGCCTGGGGGTGAACTGCAGGAGCTGGTGGGTGCACCCCTGGGGCCTGGGGGTGAACCCCAGCAGATGGGGGAGGATGGACCCCTGGAGCAGGGGGGTGGACCCCCGGAGCAGGGGGGTGCACCCCTGACGCTGGGGGGTGGACCCCTGGAGCCGGGGGGTGGACGCCGGGAGCCGGCGGGGGCAGCTGAGGAGGGCCCGGGGGTCCCGAGGGCGCAGGCCCACTGGGCGGCATGGGCGGCAGCGGCAGGCCCcccggtgggggcgggggcaagGGCTCGGGCAGGGGCGGCCGGGGCGGCAGACCGCTCATCAGCGGTGGCGGCGGCCGCTTCACCGCAGGAGGCCCGGCGGGGAGGCTCGGGGGGGCCGGCGGCTTCTCCATCTTAAAGTGGAACTGGAGAAAGAACTGGAGAGAGAGGAGACTGAGGGGCCCCGGGCCTTGGCGGGGAGAAGGTTCCAGAACCGCCCGGACCTGCAGGGACTCACCTGCTTGGTTTCCCGGTTCCAGTGCGTCCAAAACTTGCCTTCCGCCTTGTCGATCTCCCTGCTTGGCACCTGCAGGGGCGGCGCGGGGGCAGAGGCGGGCCTTCAGGACCACGAGCCGGCCCGGCCCGGCCAAGGAAGCCCTCCCGTGAGGAGCAGGGTCTGGTCTGGGGGTAACGCAGTCGGTGCACGTCCCGTTCTGCTGCCTAGCAACCCCGCGACCCTGCCAAGATCGTGACCTGCGCTACCTTGTGAATGTCCGTCGGGGGACGGGACGTGGTCGCGAAATCCGTGAACAGCCAGCAGCAGGGACACCTCGCTGCTGGGGCCTCTGCTCCTTGGCGGACACCCACCCGGGGACACGCAGCCCCTGGTCCTCACGTCCCAccgtcccctgccccccccaaccggCAAGGGCCCAGAGGGGACGCCTGCTGTGGCCGGAGGCCGGCGGCCTGGACAGAGCAGACCCTCGGGCTGGCTCTTGGGCTCGCGGGGGCCCGCGCGCTACCTTGAAGGCGATGGTCTCGTAGGGCTCGGCGGCCATGAGCAGGTACTGCCAGCGCCGGTCCGGGGGCTCGATCCTCTGCTCGTAGGCGGACATGAAGCGGTGGCGGGGCATGATGGCCTCGGCGATCTCAGGGTAGTCAATCTGTGGGGACACGGCCGGGTGGCAGCACCGCCTCTCGGGGGGCCCCTCCCCACAGGACAGGGCCCAGCGGCCCAGCGGC is a genomic window of Hippopotamus amphibius kiboko isolate mHipAmp2 chromosome 15, mHipAmp2.hap2, whole genome shotgun sequence containing:
- the AMH gene encoding muellerian-inhibiting factor isoform X2, yielding MAWTAASASGDQQPSLPHLRQLQAWLGEPVGRQLVVLHLEEVTWEPRPSLRFQEPPPRGASPAELALLVLYPGPGPEVTVTGAGLPGAQNLCPAPDSSYLVLVVDHPERAWRGPGLALTLQRSGNGAALSTTQLQALLFGADPRCFTRMTPALLLLLPPRGRAPVPAHGRLDSVPFPQPRPSPEPEEAPPSTDPFLETLTRLVRALRGPPARASPPRLALDPGALAGFPQGQVNLSDPTALQRLLDGEEPLLLLLPPTAAAVGVPAPRQGPASALWAAGLGRRVASELQAAAAELRGLPGLPPAAAPLLARLLALCPGDPGGPGGSLRALLLLKALQGLRAEWRGRERSGSARAQRSAGAVAADGPCALRELSVDLRAERSVLIPETYQANNCQGACGWPQSDRNPRYGNHVVLLLKMQARGAALARPPCCVPTAYAGKLLISLSEERISAHHVPNMVATECGCR
- the AMH gene encoding muellerian-inhibiting factor isoform X1; this encodes MQGPPLSLALMLWATGALLGAGTLREEVASTPALRGEPAVDSGGLIFHQDWDWPPPGIWPPGSPQDPLCLVTLDGGGGRSSAPLQVVGSLSGYEQAFLEAVRRAHWGPRDLTTFAVCPPSDQQPSLPHLRQLQAWLGEPVGRQLVVLHLEEVTWEPRPSLRFQEPPPRGASPAELALLVLYPGPGPEVTVTGAGLPGAQNLCPAPDSSYLVLVVDHPERAWRGPGLALTLQRSGNGAALSTTQLQALLFGADPRCFTRMTPALLLLLPPRGRAPVPAHGRLDSVPFPQPRPSPEPEEAPPSTDPFLETLTRLVRALRGPPARASPPRLALDPGALAGFPQGQVNLSDPTALQRLLDGEEPLLLLLPPTAAAVGVPAPRQGPASALWAAGLGRRVASELQAAAAELRGLPGLPPAAAPLLARLLALCPGDPGGPGGSLRALLLLKALQGLRAEWRGRERSGSARAQRSAGAVAADGPCALRELSVDLRAERSVLIPETYQANNCQGACGWPQSDRNPRYGNHVVLLLKMQARGAALARPPCCVPTAYAGKLLISLSEERISAHHVPNMVATECGCR
- the SF3A2 gene encoding splicing factor 3A subunit 2, with the translated sequence MDFQHRPGGKTGSGGVASSSESNRDRRERLRQLALETIDINKDPYFMKNHLGSYECKLCLTLHNNEGSYLAHTQGKKHQTNLARRAAKEAKEAPAQPAPEKVKVEVKKFVKIGRPGYKVTKQRDTEMGQQSLLFQIDYPEIAEAIMPRHRFMSAYEQRIEPPDRRWQYLLMAAEPYETIAFKVPSREIDKAEGKFWTHWNRETKQFFLQFHFKMEKPPAPPSLPAGPPAVKRPPPPLMSGLPPRPPLPEPLPPPPPGGLPLPPMPPSGPAPSGPPGPPQLPPPAPGVHPPAPGVHPPASGVHPPAPGVHPPAPGVHPPPSAGVHPQAPGVHPPAPAVHPQAPGVHPPAPGVHPPAPGIHPQPPGVHPPPPGVHPSAPGVHPPAPGVHPQPPGVHPSNPGVHPPTPMPPMLRPPLPSEGPGGIPPPPPTN